One window from the genome of bacterium encodes:
- the rpsG gene encoding 30S ribosomal protein S7 — protein MSRRKRSPKRRIPADPKFNSVLVTKMINVIMWQGKRGVAESILYDAMETVEKKTGKNGLEILEKAIKNVAPLLEVRSRRVGGANYQVPVEVRAERRQTLALRWLIGYSRERAGKSMASKLADEILAASNNEGAAVKKREDVHKMAEANKAFAHFRW, from the coding sequence ATGTCGAGAAGAAAAAGAAGTCCCAAGCGCCGCATTCCGGCGGATCCCAAATTCAACAGCGTCTTAGTCACGAAGATGATCAATGTGATCATGTGGCAAGGTAAACGCGGTGTTGCCGAATCCATCCTGTATGATGCGATGGAAACCGTCGAAAAGAAGACCGGTAAAAACGGTTTGGAAATCTTGGAAAAAGCGATCAAAAACGTCGCTCCGCTTTTAGAAGTACGCTCCCGACGCGTCGGTGGCGCCAACTATCAAGTGCCCGTCGAAGTGCGTGCCGAACGTCGTCAAACATTGGCTTTGCGTTGGTTGATCGGCTATTCCCGTGAACGTGCCGGCAAAAGCATGGCTTCTAAATTGGCGGATGAAATTTTAGCCGCGTCCAATAACGAAGGCGCTGCCGTCAAAAAACGTGAAGATGTGCATAAGATGGCCGAAGCAAACAAAGCGTTTGCGCACTTCCGCTGGTAA
- a CDS encoding 30S ribosomal protein S12 — protein MPTIQQLIRKGRQSKTWKTKSPALQECPQRRGVCTRVYTTTPKKPNSALRKVAKVRLSNGIEVIAYIPGEGHNLQEHSIVLIRGGRVKDLPGVRYHIVRGVLDTQGVQDRKQGRSKYGTKKGKEGAAKK, from the coding sequence ATGCCAACGATCCAACAGCTTATTCGCAAAGGCAGACAATCCAAGACTTGGAAAACGAAGTCACCCGCTTTGCAGGAATGCCCCCAGCGTCGCGGCGTCTGTACGCGCGTGTATACGACAACCCCCAAGAAGCCTAATTCGGCCCTCCGTAAGGTAGCCAAGGTGCGTCTCTCCAATGGTATCGAAGTGATCGCCTATATTCCCGGCGAAGGCCATAATCTCCAGGAGCACTCGATTGTGCTTATCCGTGGTGGTCGTGTGAAAGATCTCCCGGGTGTGCGCTATCACATCGTTCGTGGTGTTTTGGATACGCAAGGTGTTCAAGATCGTAAACAAGGTCGTTCCAAATACGGCACCAAAAAAGGTAAAGAAGGCGCCGCTAAGAAGTAA
- a CDS encoding SDR family oxidoreductase, which translates to MKILLTGVTGYIAKRLLPVLLANGHEVICCVRDKNRFNEKNYSNPNISVVEADFLNAESLHVIPRNIDVAFYLIHSMSTQSGDFEKMEQLCALNFRHCMISANVKQVIYLSGISNAEQLSKHLTSRKNVEMILSGSSFALTTLKSGIIVGSGSASFEIIRDLVEKLPIMITPRWLKTKCQPIAIRNVIEFLIGVIGKSETYNKSYDIGGTDILSYKDMLLRYAKIRGLKRHIVIVPVMTPRVSSYWLYFVTATSYALAKNLVNSMKIEVTCKPNNLAEVLGIKLIDYDTSIRLAFEKIEQNQVLSSWKDAQTTSLLSPGLTKLIEVPVEGCYKDIRSIALAKPDAALNKIWAIGGKTGWYYCNWLWEIRGFLDQLFGGVGMRRGRKSDTEIYAGDALDFWRVLLSDKDDRRLLLYAEMKLPGEAWLEFSIDKNNILTQTATFRPLGVLGRIYWYTVFPFHGLIFRGMINKIAEH; encoded by the coding sequence ATGAAAATTTTGTTAACCGGTGTAACCGGATACATTGCGAAACGACTGTTGCCCGTTTTATTGGCAAACGGGCATGAAGTCATATGTTGCGTAAGGGACAAAAATCGATTTAATGAAAAAAATTATTCGAACCCGAATATCTCAGTCGTTGAGGCGGATTTTTTAAATGCAGAAAGTTTGCACGTAATACCAAGAAATATAGATGTTGCTTTTTATCTCATTCATTCCATGTCAACACAAAGCGGTGATTTTGAAAAAATGGAGCAACTCTGTGCATTGAATTTTAGACATTGCATGATTTCAGCAAATGTTAAACAAGTCATATATCTTAGCGGGATCAGCAACGCAGAACAGTTATCAAAACACCTCACCTCACGAAAAAACGTGGAAATGATTTTATCCGGATCAAGTTTTGCGCTCACCACGCTTAAGTCGGGAATCATAGTTGGCTCAGGAAGCGCTTCATTTGAAATTATTCGTGATTTGGTGGAGAAACTTCCGATTATGATTACTCCGAGATGGTTAAAAACCAAATGCCAGCCTATTGCTATTCGTAATGTGATAGAATTTTTAATCGGAGTAATAGGCAAATCAGAAACATATAATAAGAGTTATGATATCGGCGGCACGGATATTTTAAGTTACAAGGATATGTTGTTGCGTTATGCAAAAATACGCGGCTTAAAACGACATATTGTGATCGTTCCGGTAATGACTCCACGGGTTTCTTCTTATTGGTTATACTTTGTTACGGCTACATCTTATGCATTAGCAAAAAATTTAGTGAACAGTATGAAAATTGAGGTGACCTGCAAGCCTAATAATTTGGCCGAAGTGCTTGGGATTAAGCTTATTGATTATGACACATCCATACGATTAGCCTTTGAAAAAATAGAACAAAATCAGGTGCTTTCAAGTTGGAAAGACGCACAAACCACCAGTCTTCTAAGCCCGGGGTTGACTAAATTGATTGAGGTACCTGTTGAAGGATGTTATAAAGATATTCGTTCTATTGCTTTAGCAAAACCCGATGCAGCACTTAATAAAATCTGGGCTATCGGAGGTAAAACGGGTTGGTATTATTGTAACTGGCTTTGGGAGATCCGTGGTTTTTTAGATCAACTTTTTGGCGGTGTAGGTATGAGGAGAGGGCGAAAAAGTGATACAGAAATATATGCCGGCGATGCTCTTGATTTTTGGCGTGTTCTTTTGTCAGACAAAGATGACAGAAGGCTGTTACTATATGCAGAAATGAAATTGCCGGGAGAAGCCTGGCTTGAGTTTAGCATTGATAAAAATAACATTCTTACCCAAACAGCAACCTTCAGACCTTTAGGTGTATTGGGGCGCATATATTGGTATACTGTTTTTCCGTTTCATGGGCTGATTTTTAGAGGTATGATCAATAAGATCGCCGAACATTGA
- a CDS encoding GNAT family N-acetyltransferase yields the protein MEIKKLTADEVSDFKRLIEIFKDVFENDEDIPPVDHLRRVLSNPDFMVFVVLSGGNVVGGLTIYVLHRYYSVKPEAYIYDVGISPEFQRKGLGKALITKVCRYCQVNGFENAYVEAEGDDTDAVNFYKKTAFSYEMDAIHFTYALK from the coding sequence ATGGAGATAAAAAAACTCACTGCCGATGAAGTGTCGGACTTCAAAAGATTAATTGAAATCTTCAAAGATGTTTTTGAAAATGATGAGGATATTCCTCCAGTGGATCATTTACGGCGGGTGCTTTCCAATCCGGATTTTATGGTGTTTGTCGTCCTGAGCGGTGGCAATGTGGTAGGCGGCCTGACGATCTATGTTTTGCACCGATACTACAGTGTGAAACCGGAAGCGTATATCTATGACGTAGGCATTTCGCCGGAGTTCCAAAGAAAAGGTTTAGGGAAAGCTTTGATCACGAAGGTGTGCCGTTATTGTCAAGTGAACGGATTTGAAAACGCATACGTCGAAGCCGAAGGTGATGATACCGATGCGGTTAATTTTTATAAAAAAACGGCTTTCAGTTACGAAATGGATGCGATACATTTCACATATGCGTTAAAGTAA
- a CDS encoding FMN-binding negative transcriptional regulator, giving the protein MYNFSYFKEKERQVIREFMEGNPFAFLTGSFLSGVQVGTQIPILFEERDGELYLQGHIMRNTDHHKALVENPNALVVFTGPSTYVSASWYSNPQIGSTWNYMSVYISGKMKFMSSEELIRFMRKFTLKFEKGNTQSQTIYDNLPESFLNKMMPAIAGFEIKADTLDNVFKLSQNRDEKSYMNIISKLEAQGGNSALIAQEMIKRKSELFPPGVAWDASKFDS; this is encoded by the coding sequence ATGTATAACTTTTCGTATTTCAAAGAAAAAGAACGGCAAGTAATACGGGAGTTTATGGAAGGTAATCCGTTTGCCTTTTTGACAGGTAGTTTTTTGTCCGGGGTCCAAGTGGGAACGCAGATTCCGATTTTGTTCGAAGAGCGCGACGGAGAGTTGTATTTGCAAGGGCACATCATGCGAAATACGGACCACCACAAGGCTTTGGTCGAAAATCCGAATGCTCTGGTTGTTTTTACAGGACCCAGTACGTACGTGAGTGCCTCGTGGTATAGTAATCCTCAAATCGGTTCGACCTGGAATTATATGAGCGTGTATATCAGTGGGAAGATGAAGTTCATGTCGTCGGAGGAGTTGATCCGGTTTATGCGAAAGTTTACGCTGAAATTTGAAAAAGGCAACACGCAGTCACAGACTATTTATGATAATCTGCCCGAATCCTTCTTGAATAAAATGATGCCGGCTATTGCCGGATTTGAGATCAAAGCGGATACGTTAGATAACGTGTTTAAGCTGAGCCAAAATCGGGATGAAAAAAGCTATATGAATATCATTTCCAAACTTGAAGCGCAAGGCGGCAATAGTGCGCTTATCGCTCAAGAAATGATCAAAAGAAAATCGGAATTATTCCCTCCCGGCGTTGCATGGGATGCCTCGAAATTTGATTCGTAA
- a CDS encoding Crp/Fnr family transcriptional regulator, whose translation MTTDLKKFLSRYADFSEAELENIAGKFKSQRLRKNSYMLRQGEVCRNIVFVQKGCLRLFYRKDDVDVSVWFSFAQSSAIEIYSFISENPSDYYLQAIEESEVLYLSKTELKKLYVRHPNMQQMMRNFWEDVILNLIKRFTALQTDSAEKRYLDLLGKPDFLGTIPQKYLASFIGVTPTSLSRIRRQITRKHKLS comes from the coding sequence ATGACCACCGATCTAAAAAAATTTCTCAGCCGGTATGCGGACTTCTCGGAAGCGGAATTGGAAAACATTGCCGGAAAGTTCAAAAGCCAGAGGCTTCGAAAGAATAGTTATATGCTGCGGCAAGGTGAAGTGTGCAGAAATATCGTGTTTGTTCAAAAAGGCTGTTTGCGTTTATTTTATCGAAAAGACGACGTAGACGTATCCGTCTGGTTTTCTTTTGCGCAATCCTCCGCGATCGAGATATACAGTTTTATCAGTGAAAATCCGTCCGATTATTACCTGCAAGCCATCGAAGAGAGTGAAGTACTCTACCTTTCCAAGACCGAACTCAAAAAACTCTACGTGCGTCATCCGAACATGCAACAGATGATGCGTAACTTTTGGGAAGATGTCATTCTTAACCTGATCAAACGATTTACGGCGCTTCAGACCGATTCGGCCGAAAAAAGATATCTGGACCTGCTTGGCAAACCGGACTTTTTAGGAACGATCCCGCAAAAATACCTCGCTTCCTTCATCGGTGTTACCCCCACCTCGCTAAGCCGTATACGACGGCAAATCACCCGAAAACATAAATTGTCCTAA
- a CDS encoding 1-acyl-sn-glycerol-3-phosphate acyltransferase translates to MQKIVLQLIYSFLIRWFLKLIVGVKLDDSKFLLSEEQFIIVANHNSHLDTMSILASVPRKIIHKIKPVAAQDHFGKTKFQEKLSNFFINSLLIQRKRDLENPDNDPIIKMIRTLERGYSLIIFPEGTRGEPEKEQPLKPGIGFVLSQRPDITYVPVFMTGLGKAMPKGDNLIVPFSSSLTFGKPTKIQTANIRDILRQIQNDFETLKNSNNQTPIIKNGYESVNSRS, encoded by the coding sequence ATGCAAAAAATCGTACTCCAGCTTATTTACAGCTTTTTGATTCGTTGGTTTTTGAAATTAATCGTTGGCGTAAAACTTGATGATTCAAAGTTTTTGCTTAGCGAAGAGCAATTTATCATCGTTGCTAATCATAACAGCCATTTGGATACCATGAGTATATTGGCCTCGGTTCCAAGAAAAATAATTCACAAAATTAAACCGGTGGCGGCTCAGGATCATTTCGGTAAAACGAAATTCCAAGAAAAATTGAGTAACTTTTTTATCAATTCACTTCTCATACAAAGGAAACGAGACTTAGAGAATCCGGATAATGACCCAATCATTAAGATGATAAGAACCTTAGAAAGGGGGTATTCATTGATAATTTTCCCCGAGGGGACAAGAGGTGAACCGGAAAAGGAACAGCCCTTAAAGCCGGGTATCGGATTTGTTCTTTCACAACGACCCGACATAACATACGTGCCTGTATTCATGACGGGTTTGGGAAAAGCAATGCCTAAAGGTGATAATCTCATCGTACCGTTTAGTTCGTCATTGACATTCGGAAAACCGACGAAAATTCAGACTGCTAACATACGGGATATATTAAGGCAAATTCAAAATGACTTTGAAACTTTAAAAAACTCAAACAATCAAACGCCAATTATCAAAAATGGTTATGAATCAGTTAATTCTAGATCATGA
- a CDS encoding phosphatidate cytidylyltransferase, with translation MKEVFHLQFIDNNELLIVVALIFGILTFASLLFFLIGKINPNANLQELKTRTKSWWIMASVFIGATIFNTNISYVAIAFLSFVAFRELYSLVGFRQSDRRAIFWAFVSIPIQYYLAYIGWYGAFIIFIPVVMFLLLPLRLVLKGDTAGITKSMSVLQWILMLTVFGLSHMAYLLSLPEIEGFNSGGRGLLLFLVFLTEINDVMQFTWGKLLGKYKIIPKVSPNKTWEGLVGGLICTTSIGYLLAFLTPLNNYQVLLVSFMIALSGFIGDIVMSSIKRDVGVKDTGSAIPGHGGVLDRIDSLAYTAPTFFHLVYYIAY, from the coding sequence ATGAAAGAAGTATTTCACTTACAATTCATAGACAACAACGAATTACTCATCGTTGTTGCGCTTATTTTTGGCATTTTAACTTTTGCTTCACTTTTGTTTTTTTTAATCGGAAAAATAAATCCAAATGCCAACCTACAAGAGTTGAAAACCAGGACGAAATCGTGGTGGATCATGGCCTCTGTATTCATTGGAGCTACCATTTTTAACACTAACATTTCATACGTAGCAATTGCTTTCTTGTCATTTGTGGCATTTAGGGAACTATACTCTTTGGTTGGATTTCGTCAGTCTGACCGAAGGGCGATTTTTTGGGCATTCGTGTCTATTCCGATTCAATACTACTTAGCGTATATCGGTTGGTATGGAGCATTCATTATTTTCATTCCTGTAGTCATGTTTCTTTTGCTCCCGCTTCGTCTCGTTCTTAAAGGTGATACCGCCGGAATTACCAAATCGATGTCGGTGCTTCAATGGATACTGATGCTTACAGTATTCGGACTTAGTCACATGGCTTATTTGCTTTCACTTCCAGAAATAGAAGGTTTTAACTCTGGCGGCAGAGGGTTATTATTGTTTCTGGTTTTTCTGACCGAAATAAATGATGTTATGCAGTTTACGTGGGGTAAGCTGTTAGGCAAATACAAAATCATTCCCAAAGTCAGTCCTAATAAAACGTGGGAAGGTTTAGTTGGCGGGCTCATTTGTACGACAAGTATAGGATATTTACTCGCATTTTTGACTCCATTAAACAACTATCAGGTTTTGTTAGTTAGTTTTATGATTGCGCTTTCAGGTTTCATTGGAGACATCGTAATGTCGTCAATTAAGCGCGACGTGGGTGTAAAGGATACGGGTTCGGCAATTCCTGGTCATGGCGGCGTATTAGATCGTATTGACTCATTAGCCTATACGGCTCCAACATTTTTTCATCTCGTTTATTATATCGCATACTAA
- a CDS encoding CDP-alcohol phosphatidyltransferase family protein has translation MISIYKIKPGFQKLLSPILVGLHKIGVTANQITWSSIFLSLLIGIAFWFADAYRFLFLALPFGLLVRMALNALDGMMARTYNQQTKEGEVLNELGDVISDVFIYFPLLVFEKQIIYLVVLFMSLSIINEFAGLIGKALSGERRYDGPMGKSDRAFVMGIYGVFSFLSIDFKLYSNWFFSVIIILLVISTAIRINKALKAT, from the coding sequence ATGATCTCAATATATAAAATAAAACCCGGTTTTCAGAAACTCCTATCACCGATTCTGGTCGGTCTTCACAAAATCGGAGTAACAGCCAACCAAATAACTTGGTCATCCATTTTCCTTTCGTTGCTGATTGGAATTGCTTTTTGGTTTGCTGATGCTTATCGGTTTTTGTTTCTTGCATTACCTTTTGGGCTTTTGGTTAGGATGGCTCTTAATGCCCTTGACGGCATGATGGCTAGAACTTATAACCAGCAAACAAAAGAAGGGGAAGTATTAAACGAGCTTGGCGACGTGATTTCAGATGTGTTTATTTATTTTCCATTATTGGTTTTTGAAAAACAGATCATTTATTTAGTTGTCCTATTTATGAGCCTTAGTATCATTAATGAATTTGCAGGACTTATTGGAAAAGCGTTGTCTGGGGAGCGGAGATATGATGGCCCTATGGGTAAAAGTGACAGGGCCTTTGTAATGGGAATATACGGCGTATTTTCATTTCTAAGCATAGACTTTAAACTGTATTCGAATTGGTTTTTTTCAGTAATCATTATATTGCTTGTAATAAGTACAGCCATCAGAATTAACAAAGCGCTGAAAGCAACATGA
- a CDS encoding antibiotic biosynthesis monooxygenase, which yields MSTHRFVAINYITCNDTYRERFEELFSSRAHAIDRMPGFVDMQVLKPDQPGEPYLIVSHWDSKEAFDTWTQSPEFIEGHKRGFADVRAAKARGEAAPMESKFKTYAVIAR from the coding sequence ATGAGTACGCATCGTTTTGTGGCGATCAATTATATCACCTGCAACGATACTTATCGCGAACGGTTTGAAGAACTTTTCAGTTCACGCGCGCATGCCATTGACCGCATGCCGGGATTTGTAGATATGCAGGTTCTCAAACCCGATCAACCGGGCGAGCCGTATCTGATTGTGAGTCATTGGGATAGCAAGGAAGCGTTTGATACCTGGACCCAATCGCCGGAATTCATCGAAGGCCACAAGCGCGGATTTGCCGATGTACGTGCTGCCAAAGCGCGCGGAGAAGCCGCACCTATGGAGTCCAAATTTAAAACCTACGCGGTGATCGCGCGATGA
- a CDS encoding cytochrome c produces MKKYFFCLSLLLMPSCAPALYVPSAATTSDPAELTVLNEGRAMYVQHCGSCHSLFVPSDFSDEAWEAHLDQMQTRAKISDHQKERILKYLTSYKKPEKK; encoded by the coding sequence ATGAAAAAATACTTTTTTTGTCTTTCGCTGCTGCTTATGCCTAGTTGTGCACCGGCGCTCTATGTACCGAGCGCCGCTACAACGAGTGATCCCGCCGAACTTACGGTTTTGAACGAAGGGCGCGCGATGTATGTGCAGCATTGCGGCAGTTGCCACAGCCTTTTTGTACCATCGGATTTTTCCGATGAAGCATGGGAAGCGCATCTGGATCAAATGCAGACGCGTGCTAAAATTTCCGATCATCAAAAAGAACGGATTTTAAAATATCTTACCAGCTATAAAAAACCGGAGAAAAAATAA
- a CDS encoding tetratricopeptide repeat protein — protein MRYLFSFRNHWFRHIRRWVILSSVFCAGMVYNDGWTQQEGIEVLKTAIQGVAYDSGKVNLMHDLAFQYLEVDLDSAEYYIRKSEELSRVFKYKFGEVKAVNYLGYVFEQRGRVDDAKRLYGDALKMAMNNNDTVGLSRAYNSLAGIAMIGGKYREALGYYENMLGVYQGRADLQSQSVAYNNIGNVYVEMGDHEEALEYYFKSLKIAQEAGDQKSLGTSYINLGNVFLEQSKYVEALEYYQKSLEIQEKIGSQSGTALCFLNIGSVYEKQERLDSALHLYRKAYGLYKQLDNKSGVAWTLVSLGDVHNRKGNYAEAATYLRQSLEMAKFVKDLTAEGNAYVSLAQNYKKLRMYDMALQYAGMGHQIYLASGNRNRIRDVRLVFSEIYEAMGYLPQALTWYKGYIAIKDSLQSVEANRKTAELQLLYDSKRKDQQIALLQRDSTIKSLEISQSKIVRHSLIGGFLALIVVLVLLWQRYRVKRQSEELLNAKNAELTKINSDLEEALHNVKELRGMFPICANCKKVRDDHGFWSQIETYLQKHTDAEFTHSVCPECLNTLYPEFVKRAKEAE, from the coding sequence ATGCGCTACTTGTTTTCTTTCCGTAATCATTGGTTTCGACACATCCGCCGTTGGGTTATTTTGTCATCGGTTTTTTGTGCCGGTATGGTTTATAACGACGGATGGACTCAGCAAGAGGGCATTGAAGTTTTAAAAACCGCCATTCAGGGAGTGGCGTATGATTCCGGTAAAGTCAATCTGATGCACGATCTGGCATTCCAATATCTGGAAGTGGATCTCGACTCGGCCGAATATTATATCCGCAAATCCGAAGAACTCAGCCGTGTTTTTAAATACAAATTTGGTGAAGTCAAGGCCGTCAATTATCTCGGTTACGTTTTTGAGCAGCGAGGCCGGGTAGATGACGCCAAGCGTCTCTATGGCGATGCATTGAAAATGGCGATGAATAATAATGATACGGTCGGTTTGTCGCGTGCTTACAATAGTCTTGCCGGCATTGCCATGATCGGCGGTAAATACCGTGAAGCGTTGGGTTATTACGAAAACATGTTGGGTGTGTATCAGGGAAGAGCAGATTTACAAAGTCAGTCTGTCGCATACAACAATATCGGCAACGTGTATGTAGAAATGGGCGATCATGAGGAGGCTTTGGAATATTATTTCAAATCGCTCAAAATTGCCCAAGAAGCCGGCGACCAAAAAAGCCTAGGCACATCGTATATCAATCTCGGTAATGTTTTTTTGGAGCAATCCAAATATGTTGAAGCGTTAGAGTATTATCAGAAGTCGTTGGAAATACAGGAAAAGATAGGTTCCCAATCCGGTACGGCACTTTGTTTTCTAAATATCGGTTCTGTTTATGAAAAGCAGGAACGCTTGGATAGCGCTTTACATTTATATCGGAAAGCATACGGGCTGTATAAGCAGCTGGATAATAAATCCGGCGTGGCGTGGACATTGGTAAGCCTTGGCGACGTACACAATCGAAAAGGAAATTATGCGGAGGCGGCGACATACCTGCGCCAATCACTCGAAATGGCAAAGTTTGTGAAAGATCTAACCGCCGAAGGTAATGCGTATGTCAGCTTGGCTCAAAATTATAAAAAACTCAGAATGTACGATATGGCCTTGCAATACGCAGGAATGGGGCATCAGATTTACCTTGCATCGGGTAATCGCAATCGTATTCGTGATGTACGCCTTGTGTTTTCGGAAATCTATGAAGCGATGGGGTATTTGCCGCAGGCATTGACTTGGTACAAGGGTTACATCGCGATCAAAGATTCTTTACAGAGTGTAGAAGCAAACCGTAAAACAGCCGAGCTTCAGTTGCTCTACGATTCCAAGCGTAAGGATCAGCAGATCGCACTTCTACAGCGTGATAGTACGATCAAATCGCTTGAAATCAGTCAGAGTAAAATTGTACGCCATTCGCTGATCGGCGGGTTTTTGGCGCTAATCGTGGTTTTGGTGTTACTGTGGCAACGCTATCGCGTCAAACGTCAATCGGAAGAATTGCTGAATGCCAAAAATGCCGAATTGACGAAAATAAACAGTGACCTCGAAGAAGCGCTGCACAATGTCAAAGAGTTACGCGGCATGTTTCCTATTTGTGCCAACTGTAAAAAAGTGCGCGACGACCACGGATTTTGGAGCCAAATCGAAACGTATCTTCAGAAACATACCGATGCGGAGTTTACCCACAGTGTCTGCCCCGAATGCCTTAACACACTTTATCCCGAATTTGTTAAACGTGCCAAAGAAGCGGAATAG
- a CDS encoding SurA N-terminal domain-containing protein codes for MMTWIREKTHWLLYALIVFFIALIVIEWGANYTDIANKSRGTIGKINGEDIRYADFATVYNNQMNNARAQKDGEALTDAEMEQLSDQIWNQIVEEKLLREYMKENHVAVGDTEVVFELRNNPPEFIKNTPAFLTDGNFDMNKYQQALNNPQYAKEWAQVEQMLRMQMPYNKLQAMIATSPRISESELRQEYARRNIKLNGQIVFFSPADIPASSVQVTDAEAQSYYDNHKDDYKQEEKARLAFVSFSTEATKEDSAEVIERVNEVKKQVLEGKDFAELAKLNSVDRAANQQGGSLGWFTKGAMVREFEEACFNAKKGDVIGPVITSFGYHIIKIDSTRFVKDKKTRAKKAGEAEDRDSVLARHILIRMEASQTTIETARENANAFYETAKDNGFDKALEKYASRFNLTPDTTLDIVNNENGIVAGFAERMKNVTRFAFTEKVGAVHRPHQTGRGVTIFAIVSRTDKGIQPFEAVKERVRNTVMEEKRMTMAYQKAQELRSKINSLADLKALDSTLTVRDLTNFTMNNSIIGVGRDAKINGVLFSTAVGALSEAIKGNRGAYIAFVATRDDINESQFRDARNDLRRQLQSTKQQRAYRDWVESMKKQASIKDFRPEFNL; via the coding sequence ATGATGACGTGGATTCGTGAAAAAACGCACTGGTTACTCTATGCGTTGATCGTGTTTTTTATCGCCCTGATCGTGATCGAATGGGGCGCCAACTACACTGACATCGCCAATAAATCCCGCGGCACGATCGGCAAAATCAACGGTGAGGATATTCGCTACGCCGACTTTGCTACCGTGTATAACAACCAGATGAATAATGCCCGCGCCCAAAAAGACGGCGAAGCGTTGACCGATGCGGAGATGGAGCAACTCAGCGACCAGATTTGGAACCAAATCGTCGAAGAAAAATTGCTGCGCGAATACATGAAAGAAAATCATGTTGCGGTCGGCGATACGGAAGTGGTATTTGAATTGCGCAACAATCCTCCGGAGTTTATCAAAAACACACCTGCGTTTTTGACCGACGGTAACTTTGATATGAATAAATACCAGCAAGCGCTCAATAATCCTCAGTACGCCAAAGAATGGGCGCAGGTCGAACAAATGCTGCGTATGCAAATGCCGTACAATAAGCTTCAGGCTATGATTGCTACCTCACCTCGTATCAGCGAAAGCGAATTGCGTCAAGAGTATGCCCGCCGCAATATCAAGCTGAACGGTCAGATTGTATTTTTTAGCCCCGCAGATATTCCCGCATCCAGCGTACAAGTGACCGATGCGGAAGCGCAGTCGTATTACGACAACCACAAAGATGATTACAAACAGGAAGAAAAAGCACGCCTTGCTTTTGTTTCGTTCAGCACGGAAGCTACCAAAGAAGATTCCGCTGAAGTCATCGAACGTGTCAATGAAGTAAAAAAACAAGTTCTCGAAGGTAAAGATTTTGCCGAATTAGCCAAACTCAATTCGGTGGATCGTGCGGCCAATCAACAAGGCGGTTCGCTCGGTTGGTTTACCAAAGGAGCGATGGTTCGTGAATTTGAAGAAGCCTGTTTCAACGCCAAAAAAGGTGATGTGATCGGCCCTGTAATTACGTCTTTCGGTTATCACATTATTAAAATTGACTCCACGCGTTTTGTCAAAGATAAAAAAACACGTGCGAAAAAAGCCGGCGAAGCCGAAGACCGTGATAGTGTCTTGGCGCGCCATATTCTTATTCGCATGGAAGCCAGCCAGACGACGATCGAGACAGCCCGTGAGAATGCCAACGCATTTTATGAAACAGCCAAAGATAACGGATTTGACAAAGCGCTCGAAAAATACGCATCACGCTTTAACCTAACGCCCGACACGACGCTGGACATCGTCAATAATGAAAACGGTATCGTTGCCGGTTTTGCCGAACGCATGAAAAACGTGACACGTTTTGCCTTTACCGAAAAAGTCGGTGCGGTCCATCGCCCGCATCAAACCGGACGCGGCGTTACAATTTTTGCAATCGTTTCGCGCACCGATAAAGGTATTCAACCTTTTGAAGCCGTCAAAGAACGCGTTCGCAATACGGTGATGGAAGAAAAACGCATGACGATGGCCTATCAAAAAGCTCAGGAGTTACGTTCCAAAATCAACTCGCTGGCTGACTTAAAGGCACTTGATTCTACATTGACTGTACGCGATCTGACTAATTTTACGATGAATAACTCCATCATCGGTGTCGGCCGTGACGCTAAAATCAACGGTGTGTTATTTAGTACCGCCGTCGGTGCACTGAGTGAAGCTATCAAAGGCAATCGCGGTGCCTACATTGCATTTGTCGCTACTCGTGATGATATCAACGAATCCCAATTCCGCGATGCCCGGAATGATCTACGTCGCCAATTGCAAAGCACAAAACAACAACGTGCTTATCGCGACTGGGTCGAAAGCATGAAAAAGCAAGCGTCCATCAAAGACTTCCGACCGGAATTTAATTTGTAA